A single window of Syngnathus acus chromosome 23, fSynAcu1.2, whole genome shotgun sequence DNA harbors:
- the tspan11 gene encoding tetraspanin-11 isoform X2: MSAYKDGEEDWLTVCLKYLLFVFNSLFWVGGAAVLGVGVWTLVEKSEFLSLLASGTFAVSAYILILAGSLVVVTGFLGCCAVIREQRSCLSTYFSCLLLIFLIELVAGVLAYVYYQRLSEELKQHLKLTMTDNYAQPGKEAITLAVDKLQQEFKCCGSNSYQDWTDSVYILSTSANRRLVPDSCCKSLTPACGIRNHPSNIYKVEGGCITKLEQFLADHLLVIGAVGIGVACLQICGMVLTCCLYRRIKMEPY, encoded by the exons ATGTCTGCTTACAAAGATGGCGAGGAAGACTGGCTGACTGTGTGTCTCAAATAcctgctgtttgttttcaactcGCTTTTTTGG GTGGGAGGTGCCGCCGTTCTGGGCGTGGGCGTGTGGACGCTGGTGGAGAAGAGCGAGTTTCTCAGCCTGCTGGCGTCCGGCACCTTTGCTGTCTCCGCCTACATTCTCATCCTGGCCGGCAGCCTGGTGGTGGTCACGGGCTTCCTGGGCTGCTGCGCCGTCATCCGTGAGCAGAGGAGCTGCCTCTCCACG TATTTCTCCTGTCTGCTGTTGATCTTCCTCATTGAACTGGTGGCTGGAGTTCTGGCTTACGTTTATTACCAGAGG TTGAGTGAGGAGCTGAAGCAGCATCTCAAGCTGACCATGACGGACAACTACGCTCAACCGGGGAAGGAGGCCATTACATTAGCGGTGGACAAACTACAACAGGAA TTCAAGTGCTGTGGCAGCAACAGCTACCAAGACTGGACTGACAGCGTGTACATCTTATCCACGAGCGCCAACCGCCGATTGGTGCCCGACAGCTGCTGCAAGTCGCTCACCCCGGCATGCGGCATCCGCAACCACCCATCCAACATCTACAAGGTGGAG GGGGGTTGCATCACCAAGCTGGAGCAGTTCCTGGCCGACCACCTGCTGGTCATTGGGGCTGTGGGCATTGGTGTGGCCTGTCTCCAG ATCTGTGGGATGGTGCTCACCTGCTGCTTGTACAGGAGGATCAAGATGGAGCCTTACTGA
- the tspan11 gene encoding tetraspanin-11 isoform X1 — protein MSAYKDGEEDWLTVCLKYLLFVFNSLFWVGGAAVLGVGVWTLVEKSEFLSLLASGTFAVSAYILILAGSLVVVTGFLGCCAVIREQRSCLSTYFSCLLLIFLIELVAGVLAYVYYQRLSEELKQHLKLTMTDNYAQPGKEAITLAVDKLQQEFKCCGSNSYQDWTDSVYILSTSANRRLVPDSCCKSLTPACGIRNHPSNIYKVEGGCITKLEQFLADHLLVIGAVGIGVACLQLAGAILTACFIYLLYKEEEEDLATL, from the exons ATGTCTGCTTACAAAGATGGCGAGGAAGACTGGCTGACTGTGTGTCTCAAATAcctgctgtttgttttcaactcGCTTTTTTGG GTGGGAGGTGCCGCCGTTCTGGGCGTGGGCGTGTGGACGCTGGTGGAGAAGAGCGAGTTTCTCAGCCTGCTGGCGTCCGGCACCTTTGCTGTCTCCGCCTACATTCTCATCCTGGCCGGCAGCCTGGTGGTGGTCACGGGCTTCCTGGGCTGCTGCGCCGTCATCCGTGAGCAGAGGAGCTGCCTCTCCACG TATTTCTCCTGTCTGCTGTTGATCTTCCTCATTGAACTGGTGGCTGGAGTTCTGGCTTACGTTTATTACCAGAGG TTGAGTGAGGAGCTGAAGCAGCATCTCAAGCTGACCATGACGGACAACTACGCTCAACCGGGGAAGGAGGCCATTACATTAGCGGTGGACAAACTACAACAGGAA TTCAAGTGCTGTGGCAGCAACAGCTACCAAGACTGGACTGACAGCGTGTACATCTTATCCACGAGCGCCAACCGCCGATTGGTGCCCGACAGCTGCTGCAAGTCGCTCACCCCGGCATGCGGCATCCGCAACCACCCATCCAACATCTACAAGGTGGAG GGGGGTTGCATCACCAAGCTGGAGCAGTTCCTGGCCGACCACCTGCTGGTCATTGGGGCTGTGGGCATTGGTGTGGCCTGTCTCCAG ctGGCCGGGGCAATCTTGACCGCCTGCTTTATCTATCTTCTCTataaagaagaggaggaggatttgGCTACGTTGTGA
- the tspan11 gene encoding tetraspanin-11 isoform X3 has translation MSAYKDGEEDWLTVCLKYLLFVFNSLFWVGGAAVLGVGVWTLVEKSEFLSLLASGTFAVSAYILILAGSLVVVTGFLGCCAVIREQRSCLSTLSEELKQHLKLTMTDNYAQPGKEAITLAVDKLQQEFKCCGSNSYQDWTDSVYILSTSANRRLVPDSCCKSLTPACGIRNHPSNIYKVEGGCITKLEQFLADHLLVIGAVGIGVACLQLAGAILTACFIYLLYKEEEEDLATL, from the exons ATGTCTGCTTACAAAGATGGCGAGGAAGACTGGCTGACTGTGTGTCTCAAATAcctgctgtttgttttcaactcGCTTTTTTGG GTGGGAGGTGCCGCCGTTCTGGGCGTGGGCGTGTGGACGCTGGTGGAGAAGAGCGAGTTTCTCAGCCTGCTGGCGTCCGGCACCTTTGCTGTCTCCGCCTACATTCTCATCCTGGCCGGCAGCCTGGTGGTGGTCACGGGCTTCCTGGGCTGCTGCGCCGTCATCCGTGAGCAGAGGAGCTGCCTCTCCACG TTGAGTGAGGAGCTGAAGCAGCATCTCAAGCTGACCATGACGGACAACTACGCTCAACCGGGGAAGGAGGCCATTACATTAGCGGTGGACAAACTACAACAGGAA TTCAAGTGCTGTGGCAGCAACAGCTACCAAGACTGGACTGACAGCGTGTACATCTTATCCACGAGCGCCAACCGCCGATTGGTGCCCGACAGCTGCTGCAAGTCGCTCACCCCGGCATGCGGCATCCGCAACCACCCATCCAACATCTACAAGGTGGAG GGGGGTTGCATCACCAAGCTGGAGCAGTTCCTGGCCGACCACCTGCTGGTCATTGGGGCTGTGGGCATTGGTGTGGCCTGTCTCCAG ctGGCCGGGGCAATCTTGACCGCCTGCTTTATCTATCTTCTCTataaagaagaggaggaggatttgGCTACGTTGTGA